The following are from one region of the Geoalkalibacter subterraneus genome:
- a CDS encoding ATP-binding cassette domain-containing protein: MNKVLNVSSLSKVYGSGCPHCFNLTGPQFDTNICPRCKSVVAAHNVSFDLYQGEILGIMGESGSGKSTAVKCLYFDEPPTAGRATFFAVDGKQHDLFSLNAARQRWLANHHFGMVYQNPHLGLNFDITAGGNIAERLLMSDVDSFNDIRSRAKELLTRTEVLTERMDELPKNFSGGMQQRVQIAKALATQPSLLFLDEVTTGLDLSVQAAILDLIMEIQQEMATAMVVVTHDLGVIRLLAGRTLVMKYGRVIESGLTDQILEDPQHAYTQRLVASAL; encoded by the coding sequence ATGAATAAAGTTCTTAACGTTTCCAGCCTGTCCAAGGTGTACGGGTCCGGTTGCCCCCACTGTTTCAATCTGACCGGGCCACAGTTTGACACCAACATCTGCCCTCGCTGCAAGAGTGTGGTTGCCGCCCATAATGTCTCCTTTGATCTCTATCAAGGGGAAATTCTCGGCATTATGGGGGAATCCGGATCGGGCAAATCAACCGCAGTCAAGTGCCTCTACTTTGATGAGCCGCCGACGGCCGGGCGAGCAACCTTTTTCGCTGTGGATGGAAAACAGCATGACCTGTTTTCGTTGAATGCCGCGCGCCAGAGGTGGTTGGCCAACCATCACTTCGGGATGGTTTATCAGAATCCGCATCTGGGCCTTAACTTCGACATCACCGCCGGCGGGAATATCGCGGAACGTTTGTTGATGTCAGATGTCGACAGTTTTAACGATATCCGCAGTCGTGCCAAAGAATTGCTGACCCGGACGGAAGTGCTGACGGAGCGAATGGATGAACTGCCGAAGAATTTTTCCGGGGGGATGCAACAGCGGGTTCAGATCGCTAAAGCACTGGCGACCCAACCCAGCCTGTTGTTTCTCGATGAGGTGACGACGGGCCTCGATCTCTCAGTGCAGGCCGCCATTCTTGACCTGATTATGGAAATTCAGCAGGAGATGGCGACCGCCATGGTTGTCGTGACCCATGATCTGGGCGTGATACGCCTGCTGGCCGGTCGGACTCTGGTGATGAAATACGGCCGGGTGATCGAATCGGGATTGACCGACCAGATTCTGGAAGATCCGCAACATGCCTACACCCAGCGGCTGGTTGCTTCAGCGCTATAA
- the phnL gene encoding phosphonate C-P lyase system protein PhnL, with protein MTLEPILRIENYSKHFDLHEQDKQIPSSDNVSLNVYSGRLTALVGPTGAGKSTVLKGVYRTYLPSSGRLLYRDATHHLIDLAQADEHQILALRKTEISFVTQFLHALPRQATEDVVAQPLFQRGVDREEARGRARTLLAAMNLPERLWGISPATFSGGEKQRVNLARGLIAKPRLLLLDEPTASLDKKTSERVVCLIEQLKDEGTAILAIFHHPELITRMADQVVELEAPFDNTKILAEVS; from the coding sequence ATGACCTTGGAGCCGATACTCCGTATAGAAAATTATTCGAAGCACTTTGATCTGCACGAGCAGGATAAGCAAATCCCTTCGTCCGATAATGTCAGCCTGAATGTTTACAGCGGTCGCTTAACAGCTCTGGTCGGTCCGACCGGTGCAGGCAAATCGACTGTCCTCAAAGGTGTCTACCGAACCTATCTGCCGTCAAGCGGGCGCTTGCTCTACCGCGATGCCACTCACCACCTGATCGACCTGGCCCAAGCCGATGAGCATCAAATTCTGGCCCTGAGAAAGACCGAAATCAGTTTCGTGACCCAGTTTTTGCACGCCCTGCCGCGGCAGGCCACAGAGGATGTCGTCGCACAGCCCCTGTTTCAACGGGGTGTCGATCGTGAGGAAGCCCGGGGAAGAGCCCGCACGCTACTTGCCGCCATGAATCTTCCGGAAAGATTGTGGGGGATTTCACCGGCAACCTTCTCTGGCGGAGAAAAACAACGGGTCAACCTGGCCCGGGGCCTGATTGCGAAACCGCGGCTGCTGCTGCTGGACGAGCCGACGGCCAGTCTGGACAAGAAAACCAGTGAACGTGTTGTGTGTTTGATCGAGCAGTTGAAAGATGAGGGGACCGCCATTCTGGCTATCTTTCACCATCCGGAGTTGATCACCCGCATGGCAGATCAGGTCGTTGAACTCGAAGCCCCTTTTGACAACACCAAAATTCTTGCGGAGGTCAGCTGA
- a CDS encoding alpha-D-ribose 1-methylphosphonate 5-triphosphate diphosphatase translates to MSCIFISHARLVLPDQVLNSSSLLIEDGIIRSIAGTCPPTATEVDLRGQTLIPGIVDLHCDALEKEAEPRPNVFFPPGLAVSQIDRRNAHAGVTTAFHAISFAGKELGVRSIDMALQLVAALRQASDTSLIHNRIHCRYEVTDAQSLPALEELLATGSIDLLSLMDHTPGQGQFKDPEAYGNYLAKSYGKSAAEIDQILDLKLAQQSSSTERIERLALCAKKYAVPLASHDDDSSVRIQIMKSLGVRISEFPINLETAQEACDQGLKTVFGAPNVLRGKSQSGSVRAHDALAAGVASCLCSDYHPGALLPAVLRLEAEGMPFADAVRLITCNPAQAAGLTDRGSLTVGYRADLVAFVSDSGVPQVTQVWRDGIQAYLARWCHAA, encoded by the coding sequence ATGTCCTGTATTTTTATCTCTCATGCCCGCCTGGTTTTACCGGATCAGGTTCTGAATAGCAGCTCCCTGCTGATTGAGGATGGAATTATTCGCAGCATCGCCGGTACGTGCCCGCCAACCGCGACTGAGGTCGACTTACGTGGCCAAACCCTTATCCCCGGAATTGTTGATCTGCACTGCGATGCGCTGGAAAAGGAAGCGGAACCGCGACCCAACGTCTTTTTTCCACCCGGTCTTGCGGTTTCGCAAATTGATCGACGTAACGCTCATGCCGGGGTTACGACTGCTTTTCATGCAATCTCTTTTGCCGGTAAAGAGTTGGGGGTCCGCAGCATCGATATGGCACTGCAGCTGGTTGCTGCGCTGCGCCAGGCCAGTGACACAAGCCTCATTCATAATCGGATTCATTGCCGTTACGAAGTCACCGATGCCCAAAGCCTGCCTGCGCTGGAAGAGCTTCTTGCAACCGGTTCGATCGATCTTCTTTCTCTGATGGATCACACCCCGGGGCAGGGACAGTTCAAGGATCCGGAGGCCTACGGGAACTATCTGGCCAAAAGCTATGGCAAATCGGCAGCCGAAATAGACCAAATCCTGGATTTGAAGCTTGCGCAGCAGTCATCCTCTACAGAACGGATTGAACGGCTGGCACTGTGCGCCAAAAAATACGCGGTGCCTCTCGCCAGCCATGATGATGACAGCAGCGTGCGGATTCAGATTATGAAATCACTCGGGGTCAGAATTTCTGAGTTTCCGATCAATCTCGAAACCGCACAAGAAGCCTGTGATCAAGGATTGAAGACCGTCTTCGGCGCACCAAACGTTCTACGCGGGAAAAGCCAGAGCGGCTCTGTTCGTGCCCATGACGCTTTGGCTGCAGGGGTCGCCAGCTGCCTTTGTTCTGACTACCATCCCGGAGCCTTGCTGCCCGCAGTCCTGAGATTGGAGGCAGAAGGGATGCCATTTGCCGATGCCGTTCGGCTGATCACCTGTAATCCCGCCCAGGCCGCCGGCTTGACGGATCGAGGGTCTTTAACCGTGGGCTATCGTGCCGATCTGGTGGCATTTGTCTCTGACTCCGGCGTTCCTCAGGTCACCCAAGTGTGGCGCGATGGAATTCAAGCGTATCTTGCGAGGTGGTGCCATGCTGCGTAA
- the phnN gene encoding phosphonate metabolism protein/1,5-bisphosphokinase (PRPP-forming) PhnN, translating into MLRKSGRLFYVIGASGAGKDSLLNYARQQLKNIPTIAFAHRYITRPASTDGENHVALSNEEFMVRVRNGMIVMHWQSHGNHYGVGSEINSWLANGIDVVVNGSREYLPTAAKLFPEIRPVLINVSEVVLLRRLLGRNREDKEEIAARINRSKQVSVTQEWPNIHIINNDSKLENAGEEFIELITMARESECV; encoded by the coding sequence ATGCTGCGTAAGTCTGGTCGATTATTTTATGTCATCGGGGCCTCGGGAGCCGGCAAAGACAGTTTGCTCAATTACGCACGGCAGCAGTTGAAAAATATTCCGACCATCGCCTTCGCTCACCGCTATATCACGCGACCTGCGTCAACCGATGGGGAAAATCATGTCGCCCTGAGTAATGAAGAATTCATGGTTCGTGTGCGCAACGGGATGATCGTCATGCACTGGCAAAGCCACGGCAATCACTATGGAGTCGGCAGCGAAATAAACAGCTGGTTGGCCAATGGAATAGACGTAGTTGTCAACGGTTCCAGGGAATATTTGCCTACAGCAGCGAAGCTTTTTCCGGAGATTCGACCGGTACTGATAAATGTTTCAGAGGTGGTCCTGTTGCGCCGCCTGCTGGGCCGCAATAGGGAAGATAAGGAAGAGATCGCAGCACGAATTAATCGGTCGAAGCAGGTTTCTGTCACGCAAGAATGGCCCAATATTCACATCATAAATAATGACAGTAAGCTTGAAAATGCCGGGGAGGAGTTCATCGAGCTTATCACTATGGCGCGAGAGTCTGAATGCGTCTGA
- the phnP gene encoding phosphonate metabolism protein PhnP codes for MRLTLLGTGAAGGVPLYGCQCSACQRARDYPRYQRRPCSALLEVGNKHYLLDAGLMDLDQRFPVQTLDGIFLTHFHPDHVQGLFHLRWGTGDHIPVYCPPDQDGCADLYKNPGILAFRAMQPFVKEDMGNFCVTPLPLIHSKLTFGYLFESVHKRIAYLTDTKSLSQEVLNILHTGSLDLVVLDACTPPSVEHANHNSIDEAIALVEKISPRKAFLTHISHDLDRWLLEKKPALPQNALIAEDDMLGVVR; via the coding sequence ATGCGTCTGACCTTGCTTGGAACAGGTGCCGCTGGTGGCGTGCCATTGTACGGCTGTCAATGTTCTGCCTGCCAACGGGCGCGAGATTATCCCCGCTATCAAAGACGCCCATGCAGCGCTCTTCTGGAGGTTGGCAATAAACACTATTTACTGGATGCCGGGCTGATGGACCTTGATCAGCGATTTCCTGTGCAGACACTGGATGGCATTTTCTTGACCCATTTTCATCCTGATCACGTCCAGGGACTGTTCCATTTACGCTGGGGTACTGGAGACCACATCCCGGTTTACTGCCCACCGGATCAGGACGGGTGTGCGGATCTGTATAAGAATCCCGGCATTCTAGCGTTCCGCGCCATGCAGCCCTTTGTCAAAGAAGATATGGGAAACTTTTGTGTTACCCCTCTCCCGCTGATTCATTCCAAGCTAACCTTTGGCTACCTGTTTGAATCGGTCCACAAGCGCATTGCCTATTTAACCGACACCAAGAGCTTATCACAAGAGGTGCTGAATATTTTACACACAGGTTCTCTTGACCTGGTCGTTCTCGATGCCTGCACTCCGCCAAGCGTGGAACACGCCAACCACAATTCCATCGATGAAGCCATCGCTCTGGTCGAAAAAATATCACCCCGTAAAGCATTCCTAACTCATATAAGCCACGATCTAGATCGTTGGTTATTGGAAAAAAAGCCTGCCCTTCCTCAGAATGCGTTGATCGCTGAGGATGATATGCTTGGAGTTGTTAGGTGA
- the thiF gene encoding sulfur carrier protein ThiS adenylyltransferase ThiF: MDILINEKKQTVAEGSSLYQIRDRFKPLADVLIVNGFPAADDLPLASGDQVILIRRGEIPAADELDALMRARHTPGVHEKLRTACVGIAGVGGLGSHAAMALARIGVGHLILVDFDVVEPSNLNRQQYFVDQIGQPKVQALAETLARVNPCVTITPVHLRLKPGNIAEAFSQADILVEAFDLAQQKAMLVEAFRHHFPERPVVAASGLAGCHPSNTVVTRRAGRNLVLVGDGENAARPGEGLMAPRVGIAAHHQANAVVRLLLGEEPC, translated from the coding sequence ATGGATATTCTGATCAACGAAAAAAAACAAACCGTTGCGGAGGGATCGTCTCTTTACCAGATCCGCGACCGCTTCAAGCCGCTGGCCGATGTTCTGATCGTCAACGGATTCCCGGCCGCGGACGACCTGCCGCTGGCTTCAGGCGACCAGGTCATCCTGATCCGGCGCGGCGAAATTCCCGCCGCGGATGAACTCGACGCCTTGATGCGTGCCCGTCACACACCGGGCGTGCATGAAAAGCTGCGCACGGCCTGCGTCGGCATCGCCGGTGTCGGCGGACTCGGCTCGCATGCGGCCATGGCCCTGGCCCGTATCGGGGTGGGACACCTGATTCTGGTCGACTTCGACGTGGTCGAACCCTCGAACCTCAACCGCCAGCAATACTTTGTCGATCAGATCGGCCAGCCGAAAGTCCAAGCCCTGGCCGAAACACTTGCCCGCGTCAACCCGTGCGTCACAATCACTCCCGTTCACCTGCGCCTGAAGCCAGGCAATATCGCCGAAGCTTTCTCACAGGCGGACATCCTGGTCGAAGCGTTTGACCTCGCTCAGCAGAAAGCGATGCTGGTGGAGGCTTTTCGGCATCATTTCCCCGAGCGCCCCGTTGTCGCCGCATCCGGACTTGCAGGCTGCCACCCTTCCAACACGGTCGTCACCCGGCGCGCCGGACGCAACCTGGTCCTCGTCGGCGACGGGGAGAACGCCGCCCGCCCCGGTGAGGGGCTGATGGCGCCGCGAGTTGGAATTGCGGCTCATCACCAGGCTAATGCCGTAGTGCGACTGCTGCTGGGCGAGGAACCCTGCTGA
- the thiS gene encoding sulfur carrier protein ThiS: protein MKITVNGREREVADGLTLTQLLSEMKLDPRSLAIERNQTIAERENFDTTIIEDGDRLEIVQFVGGG, encoded by the coding sequence ATGAAGATTACCGTCAATGGCCGCGAGCGCGAAGTCGCAGACGGACTGACCCTGACACAGCTGCTCAGCGAGATGAAGCTGGACCCGCGCAGCCTTGCGATTGAACGCAATCAGACCATCGCCGAACGTGAGAACTTTGACACGACCATCATTGAAGATGGAGACCGGCTTGAAATCGTTCAATTTGTCGGCGGCGGCTGA
- a CDS encoding thiazole synthase, whose amino-acid sequence MTNDSLVIGGRTFTSRLLVGTGKFSSNKAMIEAMEGSGCEIVTVALRRVDIENPEDSMLSHIDRDRYLLLPNTSGARDAEEAMRLARLARAAGCEPWVKLEVTPDPYYLLPDPIETLKAARILVKEGFTVLPYINADPVLAKHLQEAGTATVMPLGAPIGTNRGLRTRDQIRIIIEQAIVPVVVDAGLGAPSHAAEAMEMGADAVLVNTALAVSPNPGAMGAAFKKGVQAGREAFLAGLGEQSQKAQASSPLTGFLHD is encoded by the coding sequence ATGACGAACGATTCACTGGTGATCGGCGGGCGCACATTCACCTCACGCCTGCTGGTTGGAACCGGAAAATTTTCCTCCAACAAAGCGATGATTGAAGCCATGGAAGGTTCGGGCTGTGAAATCGTCACCGTCGCGTTGCGGCGGGTGGATATCGAGAACCCCGAGGACAGTATGCTCTCTCATATCGACCGCGACCGCTACCTGCTGCTGCCCAACACCAGCGGCGCACGCGACGCGGAAGAAGCGATGCGGCTGGCAAGGTTGGCACGCGCGGCCGGGTGCGAACCCTGGGTCAAGCTGGAGGTCACCCCCGATCCCTATTACCTGCTGCCCGATCCCATTGAAACCCTGAAAGCCGCCCGGATTCTGGTAAAAGAAGGGTTCACCGTGCTGCCCTATATCAACGCCGACCCGGTGCTGGCCAAGCATCTGCAGGAAGCCGGCACTGCGACCGTCATGCCGCTCGGCGCCCCCATCGGGACCAACCGGGGGCTTCGCACCCGTGACCAGATCCGCATCATTATCGAGCAGGCTATCGTTCCGGTGGTGGTTGACGCCGGCCTCGGAGCTCCTTCCCATGCCGCCGAAGCCATGGAGATGGGCGCCGACGCGGTGCTGGTCAATACTGCCCTGGCCGTCTCCCCCAACCCCGGCGCCATGGGCGCCGCCTTCAAAAAGGGCGTTCAGGCCGGGCGAGAGGCCTTCCTTGCAGGACTGGGCGAGCAGAGCCAGAAGGCGCAGGCCTCGAGCCCCCTGACCGGCTTTCTCCACGATTGA
- the thiH gene encoding 2-iminoacetate synthase ThiH produces the protein MTFHDILNQYDIDRLEEMISTQTAQDVQRALAVERPGPDELMALLSPAAEQFVEPMAQKAHAITVQRFGHNILLYAPLYISNECVNGCLYCGFSARNRVPRHTLSLEDVEKEARYLHAQGFRHILLVTGESPKAVDNDYLAAVARRLRPLFSSISIEVYPMETEGYRQMVESGVDGLTIYQETYDRDLYGRMHPSGKKSDFDFRLETPERGGRAGLRRIGIGSLLGLGRFRSEGFLTGLHALFLSRHYWRTQVSVSFPRIRPADGGFSPLHPVSDRQFVQLLCALRLLLPDAGLVLSTRESAALRDNLLPLGITQMSAGSCTAPGGYSDPNHSTQQFAIDDDRSPAEVCRLIRAKGYEAVWKDWDGAFLDRTAEQ, from the coding sequence ATGACTTTCCACGACATCCTGAACCAATACGATATCGACCGCCTCGAAGAAATGATCAGCACTCAAACAGCGCAGGACGTACAGCGCGCCCTGGCGGTTGAGCGGCCGGGACCGGATGAATTGATGGCGCTGCTGTCGCCCGCCGCTGAACAGTTCGTTGAACCCATGGCGCAGAAGGCCCATGCCATCACGGTGCAGCGCTTCGGGCATAATATCCTGCTTTATGCACCGCTCTACATCTCCAACGAGTGCGTCAACGGCTGCCTGTACTGCGGTTTCAGCGCCCGCAACCGCGTGCCGCGTCACACTCTGAGCCTCGAGGATGTGGAAAAAGAAGCGCGCTACCTCCACGCGCAGGGCTTTCGCCACATCCTGCTGGTGACCGGCGAGTCACCCAAAGCGGTGGACAACGATTACCTGGCCGCAGTGGCACGGCGCCTGCGCCCGCTGTTCAGCTCCATCAGCATCGAAGTCTATCCCATGGAAACCGAGGGCTACCGCCAGATGGTGGAATCGGGAGTCGATGGGTTGACCATCTACCAGGAGACCTACGACCGGGATCTTTATGGGCGCATGCACCCTTCCGGCAAGAAAAGCGATTTCGATTTTCGCCTGGAGACGCCCGAGCGCGGCGGGCGGGCGGGACTGCGCCGCATCGGCATCGGTTCGCTGCTCGGGCTGGGTCGCTTCCGCAGTGAGGGTTTTCTGACCGGGCTGCATGCCCTTTTTCTTTCCCGTCATTACTGGCGCACCCAGGTCTCGGTCTCTTTCCCGCGCATTCGGCCGGCTGACGGCGGTTTTTCCCCGCTCCACCCGGTTTCCGACCGCCAGTTTGTTCAACTTTTGTGCGCCCTGCGCCTGCTGCTCCCGGATGCCGGCCTGGTTCTGTCGACCCGCGAGAGTGCCGCCCTGCGCGACAATCTGCTGCCACTGGGCATCACCCAGATGAGTGCCGGATCCTGCACAGCACCGGGAGGATATTCAGACCCCAACCACAGCACCCAGCAGTTCGCCATCGATGATGACCGTTCTCCGGCCGAAGTCTGCCGCCTGATCCGCGCCAAAGGTTATGAAGCGGTGTGGAAAGACTGGGACGGCGCGTTTCTCGACCGTACTGCTGAGCAGTAG
- the thiE gene encoding thiamine phosphate synthase: MAVDFSLYLITDRTCLPTGRTLIDAVAGALAGGVRAVQLREKDLSAAQLYPLACALRELTARYGARLLINDRLDLALAVQADGVHLGEHSLPPTVARKVLGPGYLIGVSTHAHHQIRSAHESGADFVTFGPVFTTPSKTRFGPPQGIKALRCACASAPLPVFGLGGIEYRNLPQVLSAGVQGVALIRAVLAASDPAMAADSLLKAINTPA; the protein is encoded by the coding sequence ATGGCGGTGGATTTTTCTCTTTACCTGATCACCGACCGCACCTGTCTGCCCACGGGCCGCACCCTGATTGATGCGGTAGCGGGCGCCCTTGCCGGGGGAGTGCGGGCGGTACAGCTGCGTGAAAAAGATCTCAGCGCCGCACAACTCTATCCCCTGGCCTGTGCCCTGCGGGAACTGACCGCCCGGTACGGAGCGCGTCTTCTGATCAACGACCGTCTCGACCTCGCGCTGGCGGTCCAAGCCGACGGGGTGCACCTGGGCGAACACTCCCTGCCGCCAACCGTGGCGCGCAAGGTTCTCGGCCCTGGATACCTGATCGGGGTGTCCACCCACGCTCATCATCAAATCCGCTCAGCCCATGAAAGCGGCGCGGATTTCGTCACCTTCGGTCCTGTCTTCACCACCCCTTCCAAAACCCGCTTCGGGCCGCCGCAAGGGATTAAGGCACTGCGTTGCGCCTGCGCTTCTGCCCCCCTGCCCGTTTTCGGTCTGGGCGGCATTGAATACCGCAACCTCCCCCAGGTTCTTTCCGCCGGTGTTCAGGGCGTTGCCCTGATCCGCGCCGTTCTAGCCGCCTCAGATCCGGCAATGGCCGCCGACAGCCTGCTCAAAGCGATCAATACTCCAGCATAA
- a CDS encoding bacteriohemerythrin — MNVSMKLTGSFVVLALLFILTGTIGWSGLGTEGSRGSVLLVMTISGAGALVAIAAALSFARGFSAPLKALHAQVENLRRGRRTLPLELKRNDEIGRLSTSLDALGQSLEKEIVASLQKMSRGHFDESIRPLDSEDILRHALRALSDEMRELLGQIGLVGNQIGSAASQVADSSQTLSQGATEQAASLQEISASMNQITSQTQLNADNAGQASTLAGQARDSADRGNQQMSEMVNAMAAINESGNSISKIIKAIDEIAFQTNLLALNAAVEAARAGQHGKGFAVVAEEVRNLAARSAKAAQETSALIEDAVARAEYGCKIADQTAESLTEITTGITRVADLAAEISAASSEQAQGLEQINIGLGQIDQATQQNTASAEESAAAAEQLSGMAAELNQRLEQFHCTAKQSNAGRREFSASPGSPRSRSTQIAAPSHRPAAATKPSTGKEETTHSLIDWSDDLSVNIGVIDMQHKRLVEMINKLYHAMKTGKGDQVMGPLFVDLIEYTGKHFATEERFMKDKTYPDYESHKAEHEKLVARVLELKAKLEKGEKVFSSEVFNFLKGWLINHIQGTDKKYAPFLNERGVY; from the coding sequence ATGAATGTTTCGATGAAATTAACGGGAAGCTTTGTTGTCCTGGCGCTGCTTTTTATCCTGACCGGCACCATCGGCTGGAGCGGCCTTGGTACTGAGGGTTCCCGGGGCAGCGTATTGCTGGTGATGACAATATCGGGGGCGGGCGCTCTCGTAGCGATTGCGGCCGCTTTGTCTTTTGCCCGCGGTTTCAGCGCACCGTTGAAGGCGCTGCACGCGCAGGTTGAAAATCTGCGCAGAGGCAGAAGAACACTACCGCTGGAACTCAAGCGCAACGATGAAATCGGGCGGCTGAGCACCTCGCTCGATGCGCTTGGCCAAAGCCTGGAAAAGGAAATCGTCGCGAGCTTGCAGAAGATGTCCCGCGGACACTTCGATGAAAGTATCCGCCCCCTCGACAGTGAGGATATTCTGCGCCATGCTCTGCGAGCCCTCAGTGATGAGATGAGGGAGCTCCTCGGCCAGATCGGGCTGGTGGGCAATCAGATCGGCTCGGCCGCATCACAGGTCGCCGATTCCAGCCAGACCCTGTCGCAGGGGGCCACGGAACAGGCCGCTTCCCTGCAGGAAATATCGGCCTCCATGAACCAGATCACCTCGCAGACCCAGCTCAACGCCGACAACGCGGGACAGGCCAGCACACTGGCCGGGCAGGCACGCGACAGCGCCGACCGCGGCAACCAGCAGATGAGCGAAATGGTCAACGCCATGGCCGCCATCAATGAGTCAGGGAACAGCATCTCGAAGATCATCAAAGCCATCGATGAAATCGCTTTTCAGACCAACCTTCTGGCGCTTAACGCCGCAGTGGAGGCGGCACGGGCCGGTCAGCACGGCAAGGGCTTTGCCGTGGTTGCCGAAGAGGTACGCAATCTCGCGGCGCGCAGCGCCAAAGCCGCCCAGGAGACCTCGGCCCTGATCGAGGATGCCGTTGCGCGCGCCGAATATGGCTGCAAAATCGCCGACCAGACCGCAGAATCACTCACCGAGATCACCACCGGCATCACCCGGGTTGCGGATCTGGCGGCGGAAATTTCGGCAGCGTCCAGTGAACAGGCGCAAGGTCTCGAACAGATCAATATCGGCCTCGGGCAGATCGATCAGGCCACTCAGCAGAACACCGCCAGTGCCGAAGAAAGTGCAGCGGCTGCGGAGCAGCTCTCCGGCATGGCAGCAGAACTCAACCAGCGCCTGGAACAGTTTCACTGCACAGCGAAACAAAGCAACGCTGGGCGCAGGGAGTTCTCGGCATCTCCAGGTTCCCCTCGCTCCAGATCAACACAGATCGCAGCGCCCTCGCACCGGCCTGCCGCGGCGACAAAACCATCCACGGGAAAAGAGGAGACCACGCACTCGCTCATAGACTGGAGCGACGATTTGAGCGTTAACATCGGGGTGATCGATATGCAGCACAAGAGGCTGGTGGAGATGATCAACAAGCTCTACCACGCCATGAAAACCGGCAAGGGCGACCAGGTCATGGGCCCGCTGTTCGTGGACCTGATCGAATACACCGGCAAGCATTTCGCCACGGAAGAACGGTTCATGAAGGACAAGACCTATCCCGATTATGAAAGCCACAAGGCAGAGCACGAAAAACTCGTCGCCCGGGTGCTTGAGCTCAAGGCGAAACTCGAGAAAGGCGAAAAGGTTTTCTCCTCCGAGGTGTTCAATTTCCTCAAGGGCTGGCTGATCAACCATATCCAGGGAACTGACAAAAAATACGCCCCGTTCCTGAACGAAAGGGGCGTCTACTGA
- a CDS encoding radical SAM protein, producing MFWYFDYDEPVYRPPSEAQSLILQVTLGCSQNRCTFCGMYKTKHFTVRPAEEVVAQVAAIPATHRPMIQRVFLADGDALVYPQEGLVKILDALDQMLPNLRRVAAYASPSSLTTKTVDDLVLLREKKLKLLYFGLESGDDRTLSEVNKGYGADEMLALCRKAHETGMKLSVTAILGLAGRERSDVHAAATARWINALSPTYFSLLTLFHRHNDDFFRSLEPLTRGGILAEALNLVTQLNPRRTILRSNHVSNILNLAGSYPRDREKIISQAQEALNLAAQRPEWYDEVPDYREDRF from the coding sequence ATGTTCTGGTATTTCGATTACGACGAACCGGTCTATCGGCCACCGTCAGAGGCACAATCGCTGATTCTGCAGGTTACGCTTGGATGTTCCCAGAATCGCTGCACATTCTGCGGCATGTACAAGACAAAGCACTTTACCGTGCGTCCGGCCGAGGAGGTGGTGGCCCAGGTTGCCGCGATTCCGGCGACACACCGCCCAATGATTCAGCGGGTCTTTCTTGCTGACGGCGATGCCCTGGTGTATCCACAGGAGGGTTTGGTGAAAATCCTCGACGCCCTTGATCAGATGCTGCCCAACCTGCGCCGGGTGGCAGCTTACGCTTCACCAAGCAGCCTGACCACGAAGACGGTCGATGATCTGGTGCTGTTGCGGGAAAAGAAGTTGAAGCTTCTTTATTTCGGGCTGGAAAGCGGCGACGACCGGACGTTGAGTGAGGTGAACAAGGGCTACGGCGCGGATGAAATGCTCGCTTTATGCCGCAAAGCGCATGAGACCGGGATGAAGCTTTCCGTCACCGCCATTCTCGGACTGGCAGGGCGGGAGCGTTCCGATGTGCATGCGGCCGCCACCGCCCGTTGGATCAATGCCCTGTCGCCCACCTATTTTTCTCTGTTGACCTTGTTCCATCGACACAATGACGATTTCTTCCGCTCGCTGGAACCGCTCACGCGCGGCGGCATCCTGGCAGAAGCGTTGAATCTTGTTACGCAGCTTAATCCACGGCGGACCATTCTTCGCTCCAATCACGTCTCCAACATCCTGAACCTGGCAGGCAGCTACCCGCGGGATCGTGAAAAGATCATCTCCCAGGCGCAGGAGGCCCTGAATTTGGCGGCCCAGCGTCCCGAGTGGTACGACGAGGTCCCGGATTATCGGGAGGATCGTTTCTGA